A section of the Carya illinoinensis cultivar Pawnee chromosome 12, C.illinoinensisPawnee_v1, whole genome shotgun sequence genome encodes:
- the LOC122290379 gene encoding protein LPA3, with the protein MPLSSAAIASNISINFPSLPTPKIVKCRSFPINNNGNIGHQRAAAFMVSRSLTFATKSLSGDRNASVDVDVPFPSDYPELLDQARKATELALKDNRQLMEIEFPTAGLQSVPGDGEGGIEMTGSMQLIREFCDGFINPEKATRTRIFFPEANEVTFARESTFGGTSFKLDYLTKPSFFEDFGFFEKVKMADRVKLEDELFLVAYPYFNVNEMLVVEELYKEAVENTARKLIIFNGELDRIRSGYYPSFFYPKLAKLSTTLFPKMETVYYIHNFKGRNGGTLFRCYPGPWRVLRNVRNKYVCLHQQENMPSLKEVALDILTSA; encoded by the exons ATGCCGTTATCCAGTGCTGCAATTGCTTCCAACATTTCGATCAATTTCCCTTCTCTTCCAACTCCAAag ATtgttaaatgtagaagctttccAATCAATAATAATGGGAATATCGGTCATCAAAGAGCCGCTGCATTCATGGTGTCCAGAAGCCTCACTTTCGCGACGAAGTCACTTTCTGGGGATCGCAATGCCTCAGTCGACGTTGATGTGCCATTCCCTAGTGATTATCCTGAGCTTCTTGACCAA GCCAGGAAAGCAACTGAATTGGCTTTGAAGGATAACAGACAGTTGATG GAGATTGAATTCCCAACAGCTGGACTTCAATCTGTACCAG GTGATGGTGAAGGAGGAATAGAAATGACCGGAAGCATGCAATTAATTCGGGAATTTTGTGATGGCTTCATAAATCCGGAGAAAGCCACAAGGACCAGAATA TTTTTCCCAGAGGCCAATGAAGTTACATTTGCAAGGGAGTCAACCTTTGGAGGAACCTCCTTTAAGTTGGACTATTTGACAAAGCCCTCATTTTTTGAGgattttggtttctttgaaaaGGTGAAAATGGCAGATCGTGTGAAGCTAGAGGATGAATTGTTCTTGGTCGCCTATCCGTATTTTAATGTCAATG AAATGCTTGTGGTAGAAGAGCTTTACAAAGAAGCTGTCGAGAACACTGCCAGAAAGCTGATTATTTTCAATGGGGAACTTGACCGTATAAGATCTGGGT ATTATCCATCATTCTTCTACCCGAAGCTGGCTAAACTTTCCACGACCCTCTTTCCTAAGATGGAGACTGTATATTACATTCACAATTTTAAGGGACGCAATGGAGGAACCCTTTTCAG GTGCTACCCTGGCCCCTGGAGAGTCCTTAGAAACGTGCGGAACAAATATGTATGTCTGCATCAGCAGGAGAACATGCCTTCCCTCAAGGAAGTTGCGTTGGACATTCTAACGTCAGCTTGA